A single region of the Chloroflexi bacterium ADurb.Bin180 genome encodes:
- a CDS encoding VIT family protein — protein sequence MTHLRRELARLKEYHQVAEIGEIARRYFAMNSFDGILTILGVLTGNFLARVSDPTVIVLTGLTTSVSMAVSGLWGAYLTESAERQRGLDDLEEHTLSDLSGTRIGRAARVAVAVVALVDGLAPLLASVLVLLPFFLTSLWGSITISYYLAGGIALLALFVLGAFLGRISRQNILVAGVKMILAGLAAVVLSYLMEHLVHP from the coding sequence ATGACCCACCTGCGGCGCGAGCTGGCTCGCCTCAAAGAATACCACCAGGTAGCAGAAATCGGTGAGATCGCCCGCCGCTACTTTGCGATGAACTCGTTCGATGGCATCTTGACCATCCTCGGGGTCCTCACCGGCAACTTCCTGGCTCGAGTCAGCGACCCGACGGTCATTGTGCTGACCGGATTGACCACCAGCGTCTCGATGGCCGTGTCCGGCCTGTGGGGCGCCTATCTGACCGAATCGGCCGAGCGCCAGCGCGGGCTCGATGACCTGGAGGAGCACACCCTCTCCGACCTGTCGGGGACGCGGATCGGCCGGGCGGCACGGGTCGCGGTTGCCGTTGTGGCCCTGGTCGATGGTCTGGCTCCGCTCCTGGCCTCTGTGCTGGTGTTGTTGCCATTCTTCCTCACATCGCTCTGGGGCTCTATCACCATCAGCTACTACCTGGCCGGTGGCATTGCCCTGCTGGCCCTCTTCGTTCTGGGCGCGTTTCTGGGTCGCATCTCGCGGCAGAACATCCTCGTGGCCGGAGTCAAGATGATTCTCGCCGGACTTGCCGCGGTTGTTCTGAGTTATCTGATGGAACATCTGGTCCACCCGTAG
- the nanM gene encoding N-acetylneuraminate epimerase — MNTSPRPTPHSRLLRLLILSLLVALAAVPSTALAAPDSWISLPPLSRARSGHSVTLLANGLILAAGGRDGGPLNTAELFNPVTNTWSATGSLNAGRSNHTATLLGNGKVLVAGGEGTGALNSAELYDPATGLWMTTAAMSAARSGHTATLLPNGRLLVVGGQGASPALASAELYDPATGQWSGTGSLAGARKMHTATLLPNGQVLVAGGWNSSTLQSAELYDPATGQWRNVSAMGNKRQGHTALLLSNGRVMVTGGLSGTSALKSVELFDPATGNWTAGAAMGTARAFHAAALLRDGRVLICGGTDNVSAVALNSSEIYNPATGTWTNAKNMLAARRDHVAQRLLDGRVLVAGGEDNSVRPMISAEYYDMTQADCWKLAGNLQTARAAHAAERLADGRVLVAGGMGGSGAALRSAELFNPVTDTWIATSPMATDRASCTGTLLLNGGVLVAGGMNASGAHKSAEIYDSVTGKWTATGAMGTARYNHTATRLADGRVLVVGGSYNLQANVTNTAEIFDPSTGTWTVTGSLKAGRHIHAAVLLNDGRVLVCGGSDSSSNPMASVEVFDPATGQWAASAAMSTARARHSLTVLPNGKVLAVGGFSTSQAGALTSSELYDPATGNWTGLVRTCYGHDNHSATLLPNGRVLVAGGGGRLGGISGVELYHPEINTWRALGSMLYAHWLHTATLLVDGRVLVAGGVRGTNSVYPTSELYVLHQVRIPLVLRP, encoded by the coding sequence GTGAACACCTCCCCTCGGCCTACTCCGCACTCACGCCTCCTGCGCCTTTTGATTCTGTCGCTGCTCGTCGCTTTGGCTGCCGTGCCAAGTACGGCTCTCGCCGCACCAGATTCCTGGATCTCGTTGCCCCCTCTCTCACGAGCACGAAGCGGTCACTCAGTTACGCTGCTCGCCAACGGTCTGATCCTCGCGGCTGGCGGCCGCGATGGCGGCCCGCTCAACACGGCTGAGCTATTCAACCCCGTCACGAATACCTGGAGTGCTACTGGATCACTGAACGCTGGCCGCTCGAACCACACCGCCACGCTGCTGGGCAACGGTAAGGTACTCGTCGCCGGCGGCGAAGGCACGGGTGCACTGAACTCGGCCGAACTATATGACCCAGCCACTGGGCTCTGGATGACTACCGCTGCGATGAGTGCTGCCCGCTCCGGCCATACGGCCACGCTGCTGCCCAATGGGCGCCTCCTGGTCGTCGGGGGACAGGGTGCATCCCCGGCCTTGGCCAGCGCCGAGCTCTACGATCCGGCCACTGGCCAATGGAGCGGTACCGGTTCGCTCGCAGGGGCGCGCAAGATGCACACAGCCACGCTGCTGCCCAATGGTCAGGTGCTGGTGGCGGGCGGATGGAACAGCAGTACGCTGCAGAGTGCCGAGCTGTACGACCCCGCAACCGGCCAGTGGCGCAACGTGTCCGCCATGGGCAACAAGCGTCAGGGCCACACAGCTTTGCTGCTTAGCAATGGCCGGGTGATGGTGACCGGCGGACTGAGTGGTACGTCGGCCCTCAAGAGCGTCGAGCTCTTTGACCCGGCAACCGGCAACTGGACGGCCGGCGCAGCAATGGGCACAGCGCGGGCGTTCCATGCAGCGGCCTTGCTGAGAGACGGCCGAGTGCTCATCTGCGGTGGCACGGACAACGTCAGCGCAGTGGCGCTGAACTCGTCTGAAATCTACAATCCGGCGACTGGCACCTGGACCAACGCAAAGAACATGTTGGCGGCGCGGCGTGACCACGTGGCTCAGCGCTTGCTGGACGGCCGCGTGCTGGTGGCCGGGGGTGAGGATAACAGCGTCAGGCCAATGATCTCCGCCGAGTACTACGATATGACCCAGGCGGATTGTTGGAAGTTGGCCGGCAACCTGCAAACCGCCCGCGCAGCACACGCGGCGGAACGGCTGGCAGACGGACGCGTACTCGTCGCCGGTGGCATGGGTGGTTCGGGGGCTGCATTGAGGAGTGCCGAGCTATTCAACCCAGTGACAGACACATGGATTGCGACCTCGCCTATGGCCACAGACCGCGCTAGCTGCACTGGCACCCTGCTACTCAACGGAGGTGTCCTGGTCGCGGGCGGAATGAACGCTTCTGGCGCCCACAAGAGCGCCGAAATCTATGATTCTGTTACGGGAAAATGGACGGCTACCGGCGCAATGGGCACGGCGCGCTACAACCATACGGCAACACGGCTGGCCGATGGCCGCGTTCTGGTGGTCGGAGGGAGTTACAATCTCCAGGCAAACGTTACTAACACTGCTGAAATCTTTGACCCGTCCACCGGCACCTGGACTGTTACTGGCTCACTGAAGGCGGGGCGCCACATACACGCTGCCGTTTTGCTGAATGATGGACGCGTACTCGTCTGTGGCGGCAGCGACAGCTCCAGCAACCCGATGGCCAGTGTTGAGGTCTTTGACCCCGCCACAGGCCAGTGGGCTGCATCCGCGGCCATGTCGACCGCTCGCGCTCGCCACAGCCTAACCGTCCTGCCCAACGGCAAGGTGCTTGCCGTGGGTGGCTTTAGCACCAGCCAGGCGGGCGCACTTACCAGCTCCGAGCTCTACGACCCGGCCACAGGCAACTGGACCGGCCTGGTGCGTACGTGCTATGGCCACGATAATCATTCTGCCACCCTTCTGCCCAACGGCCGCGTGCTCGTAGCGGGCGGCGGCGGCCGGTTGGGTGGCATTAGCGGGGTTGAGCTCTACCACCCCGAAATCAACACCTGGCGAGCGCTCGGCTCGATGCTCTATGCTCACTGGCTGCACACAGCAACGCTCCTGGTCGACGGTCGGGTGCTGGTAGCCGGTGGAGTTCGAGGCACCAACAGTGTCTACCCAACGTCAGAGTTGTATGTGCTGCACCAGGTGCGCATACCGCTAGTGTTGCGACCCTAG
- the wecA_1 gene encoding UDP-N-acetylgalactosamine-undecaprenyl-phosphate N-acetylgalactosaminephosphotransferase: MESAFWSTLMVQPGDLVVTITNSPAQLRTEAERVRTLYLQSPSHARAERSATFHDVAKRTIDILGALLLLILLSPLLIAIAAIIRLTSSGPAILIQERVGKGGRIFPFFKFRSMYNDTDRSADIRFAREYINGNHTAIAASGGVFKPANDKRITPIGRIIRKASIDELPQLFNVLRGEMSLVGPRPSMAYEIDVYKPWHFRRLEVLPGMTGLAQVRGRSSLTFQQIVSYDIEYIERRSLLLDLQILLQTPMVVFSGRGAR, translated from the coding sequence ATGGAATCCGCTTTCTGGTCAACCCTGATGGTGCAACCCGGAGACTTGGTGGTAACGATCACGAATAGCCCGGCGCAGCTACGAACCGAGGCCGAACGCGTGCGGACACTCTACCTTCAGAGTCCGTCACACGCCCGTGCGGAACGCAGCGCCACGTTTCACGACGTTGCCAAGCGGACAATCGATATCCTGGGCGCTCTGCTGTTGCTTATCCTGCTGTCGCCCTTGCTCATCGCCATCGCGGCCATCATTCGGCTGACCTCCTCCGGTCCGGCCATTCTGATCCAGGAGCGTGTGGGCAAAGGCGGGCGTATCTTTCCCTTCTTCAAGTTTCGTTCGATGTACAACGACACAGACCGCTCCGCCGACATTCGCTTTGCCCGGGAGTATATCAACGGCAACCATACCGCTATCGCAGCGAGTGGCGGTGTGTTCAAGCCGGCCAACGACAAGCGCATCACCCCCATCGGCCGGATCATCCGCAAGGCCAGCATCGATGAGCTGCCGCAGTTGTTCAACGTGCTCCGTGGGGAGATGAGCCTGGTTGGCCCGCGGCCCTCCATGGCCTATGAGATCGATGTCTACAAGCCCTGGCACTTTCGCCGCCTCGAGGTCCTGCCCGGGATGACCGGGCTCGCCCAGGTTCGAGGGCGCAGCAGCCTGACCTTTCAACAGATCGTGTCCTACGACATCGAGTACATCGAGCGTCGGTCGCTGCTGCTGGACCTCCAGATTCTGCTCCAGACCCCAATGGTTGTCTTCTCGGGTCGCGGCGCCAGGTAG
- the csd gene encoding putative cysteine desulfurase has product MRKIYLDNAATSWPKPGQVTDAVLHFMRDVGGSAGRSGHSLAVEAGRIVYDTREALATLFNVPDPLSIILTSNATAAINQALFGLLQPGDHVVTTSMEHNAVMRPLRYLESKGVLLTVVPCSPDGRLDVTDLEAALRPDTRLVVLNHASNVVGTVLPVADVGRLTASRGIPLLVDAAQTAGARTIDVQEMHIDLLAFTGHKALLGPQGTGGLVIGSRIDPAGLVPLIRGGTGSRSEFEEQPEFLPDRYESGTANGPGIAGLGAGVKYVLERGIADIREHESRLTEQLIQGLQGISAVRVYGSGDASQQTATVSFNIHGLESSEVAQRLDDEFGVLCRPGLHCAPSAHRTIGTFPRGTVRFGLSVLNTAEEVEAAIRAVKHIARGARQQEGH; this is encoded by the coding sequence ATGCGCAAGATCTATCTCGATAACGCGGCTACCTCCTGGCCCAAACCCGGGCAGGTGACCGACGCGGTACTGCACTTTATGCGCGACGTTGGGGGAAGCGCCGGCCGCTCCGGCCACAGCCTGGCCGTCGAGGCGGGCCGCATCGTCTATGATACACGTGAAGCGCTGGCCACACTATTCAACGTCCCGGACCCGCTGTCCATTATCCTGACCAGCAACGCCACCGCAGCGATCAACCAGGCCTTGTTCGGACTGCTGCAGCCGGGAGACCACGTTGTAACCACCTCCATGGAGCACAACGCCGTAATGCGCCCACTGCGCTATCTGGAGTCGAAAGGCGTTCTGCTCACCGTCGTCCCCTGCTCACCTGACGGTCGCCTAGACGTCACCGACCTGGAAGCAGCGCTCCGGCCCGACACCAGACTGGTTGTGCTCAACCATGCCTCCAACGTCGTTGGCACAGTTCTGCCTGTCGCCGACGTAGGGCGGCTTACCGCCAGCAGAGGCATTCCCCTGCTGGTAGATGCTGCCCAGACCGCTGGTGCCAGGACGATTGACGTGCAGGAGATGCATATCGACCTGCTGGCTTTCACCGGACACAAAGCCCTGCTGGGCCCTCAGGGTACAGGCGGACTGGTCATTGGCAGTCGCATCGACCCCGCCGGGCTGGTGCCGCTGATTCGCGGCGGCACGGGCAGCCGTTCCGAGTTCGAGGAGCAGCCCGAGTTCCTTCCCGACCGCTACGAGTCCGGCACGGCCAATGGCCCCGGCATTGCCGGGCTGGGAGCTGGTGTCAAATACGTGCTTGAGCGCGGCATAGCGGACATTCGTGAACACGAGAGCAGGCTAACGGAGCAACTCATCCAGGGGCTGCAGGGCATTTCGGCTGTACGAGTCTACGGCTCGGGCGACGCATCGCAGCAGACGGCCACGGTGTCGTTCAACATCCATGGACTGGAATCGTCGGAGGTTGCCCAGAGGTTGGATGACGAGTTCGGGGTGCTCTGTCGCCCGGGGCTGCACTGCGCACCGTCGGCCCATCGTACTATCGGCACCTTCCCGCGGGGCACGGTTCGTTTCGGTCTGAGCGTGCTCAACACCGCCGAGGAGGTCGAGGCGGCCATCAGAGCCGTGAAGCACATCGCACGGGGCGCCCGCCAACAGGAGGGCCATTGA
- the selD gene encoding Selenide, water dikinase, translating to MNNLFPPADYPDLLVGLAVSDDAAVYRINDDLAIIQTVDFFTPIVDDPYTYGAIAAVNAMSDVYAMGGQVTLALNIACFPANLPPETISAILKGGADKVREAGGVVAGGHTVDDPEPKFGMAVMGTVNPRHVTTKAGARPGDVLLLTKPLGVGIITTAAKRDAADPVHLEAAISSMLQSNRIGAELASRLEIHAMTDITGFALLGHSCEMAEHSGVQLRFDSARLPFLPGVYDYAQRQLFPGGTQRNADYYSPAVRVSAGVSEDLVRLIYTPETSGGLLIALPEAVLQEAQQFLEQRHQPVWIIGQVQEGSGILIQ from the coding sequence TTGAACAACCTGTTTCCGCCAGCGGATTACCCCGACCTCCTGGTTGGTCTGGCTGTGAGCGATGACGCTGCCGTCTATCGCATCAACGATGACCTGGCCATCATCCAGACGGTGGACTTTTTCACGCCCATCGTTGACGACCCCTACACCTACGGAGCCATCGCCGCGGTCAACGCTATGAGCGACGTTTACGCCATGGGTGGTCAGGTGACTCTGGCTCTCAACATCGCCTGCTTTCCAGCGAACCTGCCGCCTGAGACCATCAGTGCCATTCTCAAGGGCGGTGCCGACAAGGTGCGCGAGGCGGGCGGTGTCGTCGCCGGCGGGCATACCGTGGACGACCCTGAACCCAAGTTCGGCATGGCCGTGATGGGCACGGTCAATCCCCGTCACGTTACTACCAAGGCCGGCGCTCGTCCGGGCGATGTGCTGCTGCTCACCAAACCGCTCGGAGTAGGCATCATCACTACCGCGGCCAAGCGCGATGCTGCCGACCCGGTGCACCTCGAGGCTGCCATCTCCTCCATGCTGCAGTCGAACCGCATTGGTGCAGAACTCGCTTCGCGCTTGGAGATCCACGCTATGACTGACATCACCGGTTTCGCCCTGCTGGGCCACTCTTGCGAGATGGCGGAACACAGCGGCGTACAACTGCGCTTTGACTCTGCTCGCCTGCCTTTCCTGCCTGGAGTCTACGACTATGCTCAGAGGCAGCTCTTCCCTGGCGGCACACAGCGCAATGCCGACTACTACAGTCCGGCGGTTCGCGTGTCGGCTGGCGTGTCGGAGGACCTGGTTCGGCTGATATACACGCCCGAGACCTCTGGAGGTCTGCTAATCGCACTGCCGGAGGCCGTGCTGCAAGAAGCACAACAGTTCCTCGAGCAGCGACATCAGCCCGTGTGGATTATCGGCCAAGTCCAGGAAGGCAGCGGAATTCTGATCCAATGA